The Erigeron canadensis isolate Cc75 chromosome 1, C_canadensis_v1, whole genome shotgun sequence genome segment ataaattattaataatgcccaaatttaataattaacgtTAGGAAGATAGTGTTTCCATTACTTAACGAGAACAAGAAAGATCCACCTCTATATTTACAAAATTACATTAGAGAAAGTAGCCAAAATACTATCTATATACtcgaaaaataataaaaaattaatcatgAACATAGTCTTGGCAGTGATTTAGTACTTGTTTGTCTAGACAGTCTTGACTTTAAGATTTTGGTCATTTGTGTTTGCATTTTCCTACAAACTTTTTCTAATTCAACCACCCTGCATTGCATCCCTTCTAAATGTGCTTTCATCTTCTCATTTTCTTTCACAATATCATGTTTTCTTCCATTCGGTACAACTTGTTCGGCATACAGTCTAGCTTGCTCGAGACTTTTATCTATAGGTTCAGCTTCTATAGGTTTATGAGCTGGAAGGATTAACTGTTTATCGAGGTCCATGCCACACAAAAGGTTCTCGAGTTTGAGTTGTTGAGCTTTGAGAGCTAATGTAGCATATTTCGGTGGGAATTCGTCATTTTGAGTAAGATGATTGCAGCTTTCCGATGAAAGTTTGTTGTAGTTTAGACTGTTGAATATGctaattttttcttcttctgttAAATTTGCGTGGACCTGTgatatgaaaaaaagaaagcTTATGATATTAGGcattaaaatttagaaaaaaaaatttcaaatgaaAACCGATCTTTTGATTCAAGTTAACATGTATTTGGTATTGTCaaatcaaaaaggaaaaaaactatTACCCGAAGATATGTATCGATGGCATGGTAGATTTCATCATAAGAGTCTCTAGCAGACTCTGGGAGTGCCTTTACCAAAGCCAAGAACTTAGATGGCTTCAGATGGTAATCAGGAGCCACTTCCGCGACATAGGAATCTATCAGTTGAGCAACTTTCTTCAGCTCTGAAACAGGAACTTTTTGCCCCATTAAAAAGTACTTTACAAGCTGTAAAACAAGATTAACATCATAGAGATAGATTGACCCATGTGGCGATGGAACAAGAACGTCGTCTATGGTTGCTTGACCCAATTGAGAACCGATCATAAGCTCTAAACTGCTCTTAAAGAtctttttaacatttaaattCAAAGCCACCCGTAGAACCCCAAATAAATTCTTGCAAGATATAGAACTTTCATCTAGCAAAGAAAGACTATCGATGATGGTCTCAGTGATTTCCCGTTTCTCTTCTGAAGTGGCCATGATTAATCTCGATTTATGATAGTAAAACAGAAACCTACTCGTCAGCCCATGATCGAATTTGTGAAGAAGCATCAACTTTACCAACAATTTGACCAGCTTAGGAGTCAAAACAGTTGTCAAATCCTCAAACCACCATGTTGACCGAAAGATTCCACTTCTAAGACTCTCGGTGCTTTTGCTATCAGTCGATAACCGAACCACAGAGCTCTCAGGTGATGAATTAGAAGGACATGATGGTCCTGATTCGCTTGTGAACACAAGCCTAGCCACTACAGAATCCAAGCATTTTTTCAGGATTCCTGACGAACTCGAGATTTGGAAAAAACTTTGACAATGTTTTAAACCTGATAAAAGTTCAGGCCAACTCCAAAACTCGATATCTTCAAGGGATTTCACACTTCTCTCGAGTAAATTGACAGACCCACTAACTGCTCCGTTCATTTCCATATAATGTGCGGCACAGAACAAACGAGGTGCGGTGTAGGGGTTTATAATGATTTTGCCATTGTTGTAGCAGAATCTTAAAATGAGCTCAAAACTTTCAGATCCTCCTGGGAAATCATGTAATATAACTTTGAGATTCTTTGTCAGGCTTTTGGATTTACAGAATAAATTTCTGAGTTTTCCACTATACGACGAGATGATGTTCTGCAATGTCCATGAAACGATCAATACAATATATGACACCACCGAAATTTCGTAACATATTTTTGTATGTATGCATATGACCATTTTTAACCCAAACACAAACTCAATATATACTTGTAGCATTACACTGATTTACCATAGCGAACAAAATTGATCTTTAACCCTTACACTGGAATCTAGTATGATGGTGTGACATCATcattcatataaatatttaaaaatatattatattaaactaaaacacatatattaaaaatgttattgttaaatatgataaaacaactaaaaaattatatataaaatagttttttttgtttaagaaGGGTTAAAAAATTAAGGAGCTTTTAACTAATAGTGcaccaattt includes the following:
- the LOC122584764 gene encoding BTB/POZ domain-containing protein At3g22104 — encoded protein: MDGYCDLEVDVNGEQTFFIHQNIISSYSGKLRNLFCKSKSLTKNLKVILHDFPGGSESFELILRFCYNNGKIIINPYTAPRLFCAAHYMEMNGAVSGSVNLLERSVKSLEDIEFWSWPELLSGLKHCQSFFQISSSSGILKKCLDSVVARLVFTSESGPSCPSNSSPESSVVRLSTDSKSTESLRSGIFRSTWWFEDLTTVLTPKLVKLLVKLMLLHKFDHGLTSRFLFYYHKSRLIMATSEEKREITETIIDSLSLLDESSISCKNLFGVLRVALNLNVKKIFKSSLELMIGSQLGQATIDDVLVPSPHGSIYLYDVNLVLQLVKYFLMGQKVPVSELKKVAQLIDSYVAEVAPDYHLKPSKFLALVKALPESARDSYDEIYHAIDTYLRVHANLTEEEKISIFNSLNYNKLSSESCNHLTQNDEFPPKYATLALKAQQLKLENLLCGMDLDKQLILPAHKPIEAEPIDKSLEQARLYAEQVVPNGRKHDIVKENEKMKAHLEGMQCRVVELEKVCRKMQTQMTKILKSRLSRQTSTKSLPRLCS